The following coding sequences are from one Hippopotamus amphibius kiboko isolate mHipAmp2 chromosome 9, mHipAmp2.hap2, whole genome shotgun sequence window:
- the LOC130860194 gene encoding olfactory receptor 4C11-like translates to MQHWLRPNSYQERGHTEGSRASDHHEETSVIHSTDKISATQERNLMFKTAVPLYYSVSMNNSVTEFILFGLTQDSGKQKAIFGVFLILYLATLLGNFLVVVTIKTSRTLRSPGYVFLFYLSFADACFSTTTAPRLIVDALSQNNTISYNECMTQVFAAHFFGCMEVLVLLLMAFDRYVAICKPLRYTAIMSRQVCGVLVTLAWVGSCIHSSAQIFLALRLPFCGPSVTDHYFCDLHPLLKLACMDTYVINLLVVSNSGAICMARFIVLLISYVVILYSLRNHSADGRRKALSTCSSHFIVVVIFFGPCILIYTRPPTTFPIDKMVAVFYTIGTPLLNPLIYTLRNAEVKSAMKKLWWSKCDFG, encoded by the exons ATGCAGCACTGGCTCAGGCCCAATTCTTATCAAGAAAGGGGGCATACTGAAGGGAGCAGAG CTTCTGATCACCACGAGGAAACTAGTGTGATCCACAGTACTGATAAGATTTCAGCTACTCAGGAAAGgaatttaatgtttaaaacaGCTGTGCCATTGTATTACAG CGTGTCAATGAATAACAGTGTGACTGAATTCATTCTCTTCGGGTTGACACAGGATTCAGGAAAGCAGAAAGCAATCTTTGGCGTCTTCTTGATTCTCTACCTCGCAACACTGTTGGGGAACTTTCTCGTCGTAGTGACTATTAAGACAAGCAGGACACTTAGGAGCCCCGGGTACGTCTTTCTGTTCTACCTGTCCTTTGCTGATGCTTGCTTCTCTACAACCACAGCGCCCAGGTTAATTGTGGATGCCCTTTCTCAGAACAACACAATTTCCTACAATGAGTGCATGACCCAGGTCTTTGCAGCCCATTTCTTTGGATGCATGGAGGTCCTTGTGCTCCTCCTCATGGCCTTTGATCGCTACGTAGCCATTTGTAAGCCCTTGCGATATACAGCCATCATGAGCCGGCAAGTCTGTGGTGTATTGGTGACTCTGGCCTGGGTGGGATCTTGTATCCACTCCTCAGCACAGATTTTCCTGGCTTTGAGATTACCTTTCTGTGGCCCCAGTGTGACTGATCACTATTTCTGTGACTTGCACCCCTTGTTGAAACTTGCCTGCATGGACACTTATGTGATAAATTTGCTTGTTGTTTCTAATAGTGGGGCCATATGCATGGCGCGTTTCATAGTCCTGCTTATCTCCTATGTTGTCATCTTGTACTCGCTGAGAAACCACAGTGCAGACGGAAGGCGAAAAGCCCTTTCCACGTGCTCCTCCCACTTCATTGTGGTTGTCATATTTTTTGGTCCTTGTATACTCATATACACACGCCCACCAACCACATTTCCGATAGACAAGATGGTGGCTGTATTTTATACAATCGGGACACCCTTGCTCAACCCCCTGATCTATACACTAAGGAATGCAGAAGTGAAAAGTGCCATGAAAAAATTGTGGTGGAGCAAATGTGACTTCGGTTGA
- the LOC130829100 gene encoding olfactory receptor 4C11-like yields MEVNSSVSEFILIGLTQDAPKEKAVFVIFLFLYLATLLANVLIVMTIRYSQTLGSPMYFFLSYLSFADACFSTTTAPKLIADSVAEKKVISYNACMTQVFAFHFFGCMEILVLDLMSFDRYVAICKPLRYTAIMSPRVCGALVKLAWAGSCIHSSAQILLALRLPFCGPNVINHYFCDMQPLLTLACVDTYVINLLIVFNSGAICTVSFILLLISYVFILRSLSNHSAEARRKALSTCTSHIMVIALFFVPCIFTYTRPLTVFPVDKMVAVFYTIVTPLLNPLIYTLRNAEVKDAMGRLWCSKL; encoded by the coding sequence ATGGAGGTGAACAGCAGTGTGAGCGAGTTTATTCTGATTGGACTGACACAGGATGCGCCGAAGGAGAAAGCAGTGTTTGTGATCTTCTTGTTTCTATACCTCGCAACTCTGCTGGCAAACGTCCTAATCGTGATGACCATAAGGTATAGCCAGACACTTGGGagtcccatgtacttcttcctttcctacttATCCTTTGCTGATGCCTGTTTTTCAACAACCACTGCTCCTAAGTTGATTGCAGATTCTGTAGCTGAGAAGAAAGTCATCTCCTACAACGCGTGCATGACCCAGGTCTTTGCGTTTCACTTCTTCGGGTGCATGGAGATCTTGGTGCTCGACCTCATGTCCTTTGATCGCTACGTGGCCATTTGTAAGCCTCTGCGATACACAGCCATCATGAGCCCGCGGGTCTGCGGTGCGCTGGTGAAGCTGGCCTGGGCGGGGTCTTGTATCCACTCCTCAGCACAGATTCTCTTGGCTTTGAGACTGCCCTTCTGTGGGCCCAATGTTATCAATCACTACTTCTGTGATATGCAACCTTTGCTGACCCTTGCCTGCGTGGATACGTATGTCATCAATCTACTCATCGTATTTAACAGTGGGGCCATATGCACGGTGAGTTTCATATTGCTGCTCATCTCCTATGTTTTCATCCTACGTTCCCTGAGTAACCACAGTGCAGAAGCAAGAAGGAAGGCCCTCTCTACCTGCACCTCCCACATTATGGTTATCGCCTTGTTCTTCGTACCTTGTATATTCACATACACGCGCCCTCTGACTGTGTTTCCAGTGGACAAGATGGTGGCTGTGTTTTACACTATTGTGACGCCTTTGCTCAACCCTCTGATTTACACCCTGAGGAATGCAGAAGTCAAGGATGCCATGGGAAGGTTGTGGTGCAGCAAACTCTGA